Proteins encoded in a region of the Homo sapiens chromosome 12 genomic scaffold, GRCh38.p14 alternate locus group ALT_REF_LOCI_2 HSCHR12_3_CTG2 genome:
- the TAS2R20 gene encoding taste receptor type 2 member 20 (The RefSeq protein has 1 substitution compared to this genomic sequence), with product MMSFLHIVFSILVVVAFILGNFANGFIALINFIAWVKRQKISSADQIIAALAVSRVGLLWVILLHWYSTVLNPTSSNLKVIIFISNAWAVTNHFSIWLATSLSIFYLLKIVNFSRLIFHHLKRKAKSVVLVIVLGSLFFLVCHLVMKHTYINVWTEECEGNVTWKIKLRNAMHLSNLTVAMLANLIPFTLTLISFLLLIYSLCKHLKKMQLHGKGSQDPSTKIHIKALQTVTSFLILLAIYFLCLIISFWNFKMRPKEIVLMLCQAFGIIYPSFHSFILIWGNKTLKQTFLSVLWQVTCWAKGQNQSTP from the coding sequence ATGATGAGTTTTCTACACATTGTTTTTTCCATTCTAGTAGTGGTTGCATTTATTCTTGGAAATTTTGCCAATGGCTTTATAGCACTGATAAATTTCATTGCCTGGGTCAAGAGACAAAAGATCTCCTCAGCTGATCAAATTATTGCTGCTCTGGCAGTCTCCAGAGTTGGTTTGCTCTGGGTAATATTATTACATTGGTATTCAACTGTGTTGAATCCAACTTCATCTAATTTAgaagtaataatttttatttctaatgccTGGGCAGTAACCAATCATTTCAGCATCTGGCTTGCTACTAGCCTCAGCATATTTTATTTGCTCAAGATCGTCAATTTCTCCAGACTTATTTTTCATCACTTAAAAAGGAAGGCTAAGAGTGTAGTTCTGGTGATAGTGTTGgggtctttgttctttttggtttgtCACCTTGTGATGAAACACACGTATATAAATGTGTGGACAGAAGAATGTGAAGGAAACGTAACTTGGAAGATCAAACTGAGGAATGCAATGCACCTTTCCAACTTGACTGTAGCCATGCTAGCAAACTTGATACCATTCACTCTGACCCTGATATCTTTTCTGCTGTTAATCTACTCTCTGTGTAAACATCTGAAGAAGATGCAGCTCCATGGCAAAGGATCTCAAGATCCCAGCACCAAGATCCACATAAAAGCTCTGCAAACTGTGACCTCCTTCCTCATATTACTTGCCATTTACTTTCTGTGTCTAATCATATCGTTTTGGAATTTTAAGATGCGACCAAAAGAAATTGTCTTAATGCTTTGCCAAGCTTTTGGAATCATATATCCATCATTCCACTCATTCATTCTGATTTGGGGGAACAAGACGCTAAAGCAGacctttctttcagttttgtggCAGGTGACTTGCTGGGCAAAAGGACAGAACCAGTCAACTCCATAG